In one window of Haliaeetus albicilla chromosome W, bHalAlb1.1, whole genome shotgun sequence DNA:
- the LOC138683368 gene encoding LOW QUALITY PROTEIN: syncytin-A-like (The sequence of the model RefSeq protein was modified relative to this genomic sequence to represent the inferred CDS: substituted 1 base at 1 genomic stop codon), with protein sequence MGKENELISILIIISTIGIVAAWNENIHYQVIQTLVNATRAKDCWICTALPRGSKQPLYGIASMNWTQNVFWNFHYSCKYGQENDTSKGPQFDLVTLTNNTLFCQKDPQNRSADLGYRNITGIGCSWNYSATTTYSGTVWSQGSKRNCGSGPGLEIYQHGLKMTKGSCRLLHGWWWLCGDGYAXKMLPKEWYGVCTAGHLNTQDTLHNHSQIPRGFVRSLLLKVQKRTSNPLIEQPSGFHSFVWWLFPMLGVSELEKTIVNISATLDEIFNTSTNAIANMQVEIASLSQVVVQNRMALDILTAEAGGVCTVINQSCCSYVNREGQIEKDLHKIWEKTRIFHEFIKDNMEWGFTDLWDKLTSWLPNFGWLKQLFIGLITLAILGIFVCVLFKCFLWCCQN encoded by the coding sequence atgggaaaagaaaatgaactcatAAGCATTTTAATTATAATATCTACCATAGGCATTGTTGCTGCTTGGAATGAGAATATTCACTATCAGGTAATTCAGACACTAGTCAACGCTACTAGGGCAAAAGATTGTTGGATTTGCACAGCATTACCTAGAGGCTCTAAACAGCCACTATATGGGATAGCCAGTATGAATTGGActcaaaatgtgttttggaaTTTTCATTATTCTTGTAAATATGGCCAAGAGAACGATACTTCCAAAGGACCACAATTTGACCTAGTCACTCTAACAAATAATACTTTGTTCTGTCAAAAGGACCCGCAAAATAGATCTGCAGACTTAGGATATAGAAATATAACAGGAATAGGATGTAGTTGGAATTATTCAGCAACTACCACATACAGTGGGACTGTTTGGAGCCAAGGCTCAAAAAGAAATTGTGGTTCTGGTCCTGGTTTGGAAATATATCAACATGGTCTAAAAATGACCAAGGGATCTTGTAGATTGCTCCACGGATGGTGGTGGTTATGTGGAGATGGATATGCATGAAAGATGCTACCTAAAGAATGGTATGGCGTGTGTACAGCAGGACATCTAAACACCCAGGATACTCTACATAACCACTCCCAGATACCCCGAGGATTTGTGAGGAGCTTATTACTAAAAGTACAAAAACGAACCTCAAATCCTTTGATAGAACAACCCTCAGGATTTCATAGTTTTGTATGGTGGTTATTCCCCATGCTAGGGGTCAGTGAGTTGGAAAAAACAATTGTAAACATCTCTGCTACCTTAGATGAAATATTTAACACCTCTACGAATGCTATTGCTAATATGCAAGTCGAAATCGCTTCCCTATCACAAGTAGTGGTACAGAATAGAATGGCCCTAGACATATTAACTGCAGAAGCGGGAGGAGTGTGCACAGTAATTAATCAGAGCTGTTGCAGCTATGTTAATCGAGAAGGGCAGATTGAAAAGGACTTGCACAAAATATGGGAAAAGACTAGGATTTTCCACGAATTTATTAAGGACAATATGGAATGGGGCTTTACAGATTTATGGGATAAATTGACTTCTTGGCTTCCTAATTTTGGATGGTTAAAACAACTATTTATTGGATTAATTACTCTGGCAATTTTAggaatatttgtgtgtgtgcttttcaaatgttttctttggtgttGCCAGAATTGA